TATATTTGCTATCAATTAATTAAACCATGTATCCCACCAGAAAGTAGGCGATGAAGAGGGTTTGATGTACTATTTTGTAGGCATGGTTTCTGATATGTTTTTTTTTGTTATAGCGTACTTATTTGGTGAATTTGTTCTTTCTCAGCTTGCAAATGAATTGAATAAATTGGATGAGAAGCTGCGACTTTACCAGGCCCTTCTTGAGCAAAAGGTTTGTGATTTTTTCCCCTGTACTCGGCGGAAATTGGCCAATATGCAGTTTCAGAGTCTGCTTATAATATTTTTTCCTGAATTTGATGGATTCAGAATCTTGACATTAAGAAGCTTACAAATGATAAGAAAGAGGCCTTGGCTGCACAATATGCTGCAGAGGCAACTGTTAGAAGGGTGCATGCAAATCAGAAGGACGACGATTCTTTTCCTATTGAATCAGTCATTGCTCCTCTAGAAGCAGACATCAGGATGTATAGACAAGAGGTATAATATTTTTAGATGGATGTAGTGTGGATACGTAATTTGTTTCAAGCTCATACAGGTTTGTTCCTTCTCTCAGGTGATGACACTGCAGGAGGAGAAGAGGGTTTTGGAACGGCTAACTAAGTCGAAAGAAGCTGCACTACTTGAAGTGGAGAAGATTCTGAAAAGTGCCTTAGAGAGGACATTGGTTGTAGAGGAGATTCAAAACCAAAACTATGAGCTTAAACGACAGATTGAGATCTGCCAGGTTCGACTCTTCATAGTCACTTTCACTCCCCCTCTGTttcacaaaaaaaaaaaaaaatcactcAGTGATAAGATTTTAAAATGTATTCCAGAAATTTAGAGAAGATAAGTTTATAATTTCAGGAAGAGAACAAAATCCTTGAGAAAACGAATCGGCAAAAGGTTATTGAGGTCAAAAAACTTGGAGAAACCATTCAGGAACTTGAGGAGGCTATTCTAGTAGGTGGAGCAGCAGCTAACACCATCCGTGACTACAGGAGACGAATCTCTGAACTTAATGTAAAATTTTAATCTAATTAGAGTGCCTTTCCCAAGTGAAATATAACTCTATGGACAATTACGTTAGTTTCTGCATAATCTTTTTAGGAAGAGAACCGGACATTGGAAAGAGAGCTAGCAAGAATCAAGGTCTCAGCTAACCGGGTTGCAAGTGCAGTGGCTAACGAATGGAAGGATGAAAATGACAAAGTTATGCCAGTTAAACAGTGGCTAGAAGAGAGAAGGGTTATGCAGGTATATTTATGTATCTTTGTCATCTGCTTATGCTATAATTTCCACATTCTCTTGCTGGATATAAAATAGCTCTCTGAATCTGCAGGCTGAAATGCAACGGCTAAAGGACAAATTAGCTATATCAGAGAGAAGAGCTAATACCGAAGCACAACTTAAGGTGAACATTTTTGGCTAATTATCTTATACAATATGTATCATAATTGCTTTTGGGAGATTCGGATGACCTCTTTGATCTCTTTTAAATAGTTGCGGTCTCTAAGTGCAGCAGTTATCTCTCTTGTTTTTAAATCGTCTGGTTTTCTTTCTAGTTATCGAGTTGTTGGGTAGTGTTGTTCAGTAGGTTGCTGTAATGCTGGTTTCTGTTCTATCTTTCATGTTCTTGTTCTAGTTAGTTAAGTCTGTTGTGTCTCTGTTGGTTGTCCCTCCTGCTATAATTGGAGGCTTCTTATTATTAATGCATTgcttttcaaaaaaaaaaacaTAATTGTCAAATAGGTTTGTTAATGTACAAGCGTCGTTTATTTTTGACTTCAGGACAAACTCAAATTGAGACTAAAGACGCTGGAAGAAGGTTTGAAGAGCACTAATACATCCGTTGATCATAAAGCTTCTAGTGGAACCCCAAAACCTGGAAACTCTAGCAGTACTGAGAATATATCTACTGGTGAAAGGATGAGGTCCGTGTCGCAGCCAAGGGGGTCCTCCGTTAGGCCTTCACCCAAGCCGGTTTTAGAGAAGGATTTGAAACGAGGAAATAGCTTGAAAATGAGATACGGGTTTGGAGAGCTGCTTGTAAGAAAAGGTTTGTGGTCATCTAGAAGTAAGGTTGGTAACATTGATGATCTGGAAAGGGCTAAGATGGGTAGAGAAAACAACGACATGAACATTGACAAGATAAAGGAGAATGGAAGTGAAGTGTTAGATAACGTTGAACCGTATGTCTGTGTGAAAGAAGATCCAGAAAGCATTACAGGGTTGAATCCTTATAAGGATGATATAGTGTCAGGGTTTCTGTATGACAAGCTGCAGAAAGAGGTAATATGTCTTAGGAAGTCTTGCGAAAAGAAAGATGATAATTTAAATGCAAAAAATGAAGAAATTAAGGTGCTCATGAAGAAGGTGGACACATTAGTAAGAGCTCTGGAGGTGGAGTCTAGGAAAACGAAGAGGGAAGCAGCAGCAAGAGAAAAAAATTCAGCAGCAAATATGATTGACGGCAACAAAGATCTTAGAAAAACGAAAAGGTCTGCTCGAGTCTATCATCATTTCCAACAGTATTAAGTCTTTTTACATCTTGCTATAGTACTAAAAAGTTCGATTGAAATTAACAATT
This sequence is a window from Apium graveolens cultivar Ventura chromosome 9, ASM990537v1, whole genome shotgun sequence. Protein-coding genes within it:
- the LOC141682429 gene encoding microtubule-associated protein 70-5-like; amino-acid sequence: MILLQTKGKLSHSLRSIPSRYGLFASSLSFTFKHLYIYTTTNPFMVHSTTILKTLFDFSVFGVYILVQVKKEKTRKMVGLEELVAQPDPVALELNRLQNQLKEKERELGDAHSEIKGLRAADVFKEKAVEELANELNKLDEKLRLYQALLEQKNLDIKKLTNDKKEALAAQYAAEATVRRVHANQKDDDSFPIESVIAPLEADIRMYRQEVMTLQEEKRVLERLTKSKEAALLEVEKILKSALERTLVVEEIQNQNYELKRQIEICQEENKILEKTNRQKVIEVKKLGETIQELEEAILVGGAAANTIRDYRRRISELNEENRTLERELARIKVSANRVASAVANEWKDENDKVMPVKQWLEERRVMQAEMQRLKDKLAISERRANTEAQLKDKLKLRLKTLEEGLKSTNTSVDHKASSGTPKPGNSSSTENISTGERMRSVSQPRGSSVRPSPKPVLEKDLKRGNSLKMRYGFGELLVRKGLWSSRSKVGNIDDLERAKMGRENNDMNIDKIKENGSEVLDNVEPYVCVKEDPESITGLNPYKDDIVSGFLYDKLQKEVICLRKSCEKKDDNLNAKNEEIKVLMKKVDTLVRALEVESRKTKREAAAREKNSAANMIDGNKDLRKTKRIVK